The Candidatus Eisenbacteria bacterium genome has a segment encoding these proteins:
- a CDS encoding YbaN family protein, protein MNDIERTLLIVCGTLCVAMGVIGMFLPILPTTPFLLLASACYARSSKRFYQWLLTNRCFGEYIRNYREGRGIPLRQKILTLILLWLTIGYALLFVVSFGWITLVLLGIAGGVTVHLVKTRTFKPEARNQAPLQKT, encoded by the coding sequence ATGAACGATATCGAGAGAACCTTGCTCATTGTCTGTGGCACGCTTTGCGTTGCAATGGGTGTCATTGGCATGTTTCTTCCCATATTGCCGACCACGCCCTTCCTTCTATTGGCATCCGCTTGCTATGCTCGTAGCTCAAAGCGGTTCTATCAGTGGCTGTTGACCAATCGCTGTTTTGGTGAATACATCAGGAACTACCGAGAAGGCAGAGGGATACCCTTAAGACAAAAGATACTCACGCTCATACTATTGTGGCTTACTATAGGCTATGCGCTCTTGTTTGTTGTGTCATTTGGGTGGATAACGCTAGTTCTACTTGGTATTGCAGGGGGCGTTACTGTGCATCTAGTAAAGACAAGAACCTTTAAGCCGGAGGCGCGGAATCAGGCTCCTCTCCAGAAAACCTGA
- a CDS encoding DUF4153 domain-containing protein — MMDADQILERLDDPIALEALYRESPRAFRRALMIAREARPDEIVLRVWEARLADGERTASGLRALIPAIAIALCCALLVRLPAVWLGAGWYYPRFAPMWILLGLAFYFWLERRDRSRLIAGLLLAAFVGTFASLLPGNTDSVVMALIHLPILFWVFLGFVFTGSSWRETEPRIRFLRFNGELLIIGSLVALGGIVFSTITVALFDRILDGAEEWYFANIGIMGAAAVPIAGTYLYDKVFRRRTGIASVLARVFAPLFLAMTVIYLLTAFLSGQSPFEDRSFLITVNGLLVVVLGMVVLSIAERGEDDGTRWIDSIHLALLAVTVLIDLLALSAIVFRLASYGFTPNRVVVLGANLAVLLHLASIGLAYVRFMRGPAGVEAIRRTAAGFLPVYAAWAMIVCFVLPFVFRLS; from the coding sequence ATGATGGACGCAGATCAGATCCTTGAACGGCTCGATGATCCGATCGCTCTCGAGGCGCTCTACCGCGAGTCGCCGAGAGCGTTCCGTCGCGCCCTCATGATCGCGCGCGAGGCCCGGCCGGACGAGATCGTGCTTCGCGTCTGGGAAGCGCGGCTCGCCGACGGCGAGAGGACGGCCTCCGGGCTGCGCGCGCTCATCCCTGCGATCGCCATCGCGCTCTGTTGTGCCTTGCTTGTGCGCTTGCCCGCCGTCTGGTTGGGAGCGGGTTGGTATTACCCGCGTTTCGCGCCCATGTGGATCCTCCTTGGCTTGGCGTTTTACTTCTGGCTCGAGCGACGCGATCGGAGTCGGCTGATTGCCGGGCTCTTGCTCGCCGCGTTCGTAGGCACCTTCGCGAGCCTTCTACCCGGGAACACCGACTCGGTCGTGATGGCGTTGATTCACTTGCCGATCCTCTTCTGGGTGTTCCTGGGTTTCGTCTTCACGGGCTCCTCTTGGCGCGAGACGGAGCCGAGGATCCGCTTTCTCCGCTTCAACGGCGAGCTCCTCATCATCGGCAGCTTGGTCGCGCTCGGGGGCATCGTCTTCAGCACGATCACCGTCGCGCTCTTCGATCGGATCTTGGACGGAGCCGAGGAGTGGTACTTCGCGAACATCGGGATAATGGGCGCCGCGGCGGTGCCGATCGCCGGGACGTATCTCTACGACAAAGTCTTCCGAAGGCGCACGGGGATCGCATCGGTCCTCGCCCGCGTCTTCGCGCCTCTCTTCCTCGCCATGACGGTCATTTACTTGCTGACGGCCTTCCTGAGCGGACAGAGTCCCTTCGAGGATCGTTCCTTCTTGATCACGGTGAACGGACTCCTGGTCGTCGTGCTCGGCATGGTCGTTCTCTCGATCGCGGAGCGCGGCGAAGACGACGGGACGAGATGGATCGACTCCATCCACTTGGCGCTTCTGGCCGTGACTGTGTTGATCGACTTGTTGGCGCTTTCCGCGATCGTCTTCCGGCTCGCATCGTACGGCTTCACGCCCAACCGTGTGGTCGTCCTCGGGGCGAACCTCGCCGTCCTGCTTCACCTGGCCTCGATCGGCCTCGCCTATGTCCGGTTCATGCGCGGTCCCGCCGGCGTCGAGGCGATTCGTCGTACCGCGGCCGGCTTCCTGCCGGTGTACGCCGCGTGGGCCATGATCGTCTGCTTCGTCCTTCCCTTCGTCTTCCGGCTCTCATGA